The following DNA comes from Paenibacillus crassostreae.
CCCAATCGCAAAAGCTGTCAGAAACGCCTCAACGCCTCGTGATACCCCTGATACAAGATGTCCGGCCATCAAATCACGAACTGCGTTTGTGATCAGTAGACCTGGAACTAATGGCATGACGGAACCGATGATAATGATATCTACTGACTGACCTAACCCAACAGAAGTCAGAATAAACGAAACGATACCAATGCAAAAGGATGCAATCAGCTCGGCGAAAAATTTAACTTTTACTAAACGATGGAAATATATAAAGAATAAATATCCTAATCCACCACTAATCATAGCAGGAATGAAATCCTGCCAAGAGCCTTTAAACATGATTGCAAAACAAGCACTAGCTATAGAAGCTGCGGTAATCTGCAAACGGATTGAGTAGTCAGAGCCCTCTTTGTCGATTTTATGTAGTGATTTTACTGCATCTATAATAGAAAGTTCCCCATTACATAACTGTCTTGAGATGGCATTTACAGCATCCACTTTCCGAAGATTGGTCGTCCGTTCCATGATCCGGTTCAGCTTAGCTGAATCTCCACCATCTGGTTGAAAAATAATCCCTGTTGGCATCACAAAACTATGTGACTCTGGAAGTCCGAAGGCAGTTGCTATCCGGGTCATAGTATCTTCTACTCGATAAGTTTCTGCACCACTCTCTAACATGATTTTCCCTGCTAATAAACAGACTTCAACCACTTTTTGAATGGGCTGTTCGATAGGTGTCTCCAAGATGATCTTCTCCCTCGCCGTACTAGTCAATATCCCTTATCGTAGGATTACTACAAATAAAGAGGCATTATATCATGATTATTATAAGCGAAAATGTTTGAAGGTAACAATGATGAATAAAAAAGGGCTTTACAACAATACAATCACAGTGTACTATTTAACTATAACAGTAATACGAAGGAAGGAGAATTACCAATTGTGAGTATTGAATTCGATAATAATCTACCGATCTATTTACAAATCATGAATTACATCAAGAGACAGATCGTAACAGGGACTCTGAAGGCTGGGGATAAAGTATTATCCGTCCGTGAACTAGCAGCTGAATTACAGATAAATCCCAATACGATTCAGCGTACCTTTCAGGAATTAGAGCGTGAAGAGATTGTTGAGACGAGACGTGGTCTCGGAAGATATGTGACAAGTGAGGAAGTGAAAATTATGGCGATAAAAAAAGAAATGGCAGGCGAACTTTTGAATCAATTTATCTATGGTATGCAAGAACTAGGATTTGCAGAGCAAGACATTGTATCTATTGTATCTGAGGCAGTGAAAGTCGCACCGTCTTCATCTAATCAAGGTAAACAGAAAGGAGCGAGCGAAGTTGAGTAATCTATTACAAATAAATAACGTGACTAAATCTTATGGTTCTAAGCGAGCATTAGACGATGTCACGCTTGAAATTGCACCAGGGAAGATTGTAGGTCTTCTTGGGAGTAATGGAAGCGGGAAGAGTACACTGATGAAAATGGTCTCAGGGTTGCTACAACCAACTAAAGGAACAGTATCAGTTACGGGGATACCCGTTGGACTTAATACTAAAAGTCTAGTGGCGTTCATGCCTGATCGACCTTTAACGGAATCGTGGATGAAAGTTCGAGATGCTATAGCTTATTTTCAAGATTTCTATCAAGATTTCGACATTGCCAAAGCACGAGAGATGCTGAAATTCATGAACTTGAATGAAAATGATCGCGTTAGTATATTGTCGAAAGGAATGAATGAACGATTACAACTCACGTTAACACTCTCACGGGATGCACGTCTATATTTACTAGATGAGCCTATTGGTGGAGTTGACCCCGTTGCACGTGGCAAAATTTTAGATGCGATTGTGGAATTTTACAATGAGAATAGTAGTCTTATTATCTCTACTCACCTTGTACGTGATATTGAGCGAATCTTTGATGAAGTGGTCTTTATTCGTGAAGGAGAGATTGTTATGAAAGAAGAAGTAGAGAATATACGGATTAAATATGGAAAAAGCGTCGATGACATGTTTAAAGAGGTGTATGCAGAATGATGAAATTGTTGAAGTATGACTTCAAGCGAAATGCTGCTTTGATCCTAGGTGTTACAGTAGTACTTATATTAGCCCAACTATCCATGTTGCTCTTTATGAATGATGTAGAAAGACGAATGGGACTTGGTATATTTGCTTATATTATCGCTGGGGTA
Coding sequences within:
- a CDS encoding threonine/serine exporter family protein; translated protein: METPIEQPIQKVVEVCLLAGKIMLESGAETYRVEDTMTRIATAFGLPESHSFVMPTGIIFQPDGGDSAKLNRIMERTTNLRKVDAVNAISRQLCNGELSIIDAVKSLHKIDKEGSDYSIRLQITAASIASACFAIMFKGSWQDFIPAMISGGLGYLFFIYFHRLVKVKFFAELIASFCIGIVSFILTSVGLGQSVDIIIIGSVMPLVPGLLITNAVRDLMAGHLVSGVSRGVEAFLTAFAIGAGVAIVFIIL
- a CDS encoding GntR family transcriptional regulator — its product is MSIEFDNNLPIYLQIMNYIKRQIVTGTLKAGDKVLSVRELAAELQINPNTIQRTFQELEREEIVETRRGLGRYVTSEEVKIMAIKKEMAGELLNQFIYGMQELGFAEQDIVSIVSEAVKVAPSSSNQGKQKGASEVE
- a CDS encoding ABC transporter ATP-binding protein; translation: MSNLLQINNVTKSYGSKRALDDVTLEIAPGKIVGLLGSNGSGKSTLMKMVSGLLQPTKGTVSVTGIPVGLNTKSLVAFMPDRPLTESWMKVRDAIAYFQDFYQDFDIAKAREMLKFMNLNENDRVSILSKGMNERLQLTLTLSRDARLYLLDEPIGGVDPVARGKILDAIVEFYNENSSLIISTHLVRDIERIFDEVVFIREGEIVMKEEVENIRIKYGKSVDDMFKEVYAE